AGGTCCTGGAGGGCATTCCCGGCATCGGAGAGGTGCGGAAAAGGCTTCTTCTGGAGCGCTACGGGGGGCTCAAGGCCCTGGAGGAGGCTCCCCTGGAGGAGCTGGCCCGCCTGCCTGGGATGAACCGAAAAGCGGCCCAGGCCCTCAAGGAGGGCCTCAAAGAAGGTACGCCCAATCAGATATGATGGCCCCCTGATGGTGCGCCGCGCCCTGGAAGAGGCCATCCACCACGCCCTCATGGAGATGGGCCTGGACCTCCGCCTCAAGGTGGCCAAGGCCCCCAAGGACAAGCCCGGGGACTACGGAATCCCCCTCTTCGCCCCCGCCAAGGAGCTAAGGAAGCCCCCCCAGGCCATCGCCCTGGAGCTCAAGGCCCGCCTCAGGCTTCCCCCCTTCGTGGAGGAGGCCATCCCCGTGGGGGGGTACCTCAACTTCCGCCTGCGTACGGAGGACCTCCTCAAAGAAGCCCTGCGCCCCAAAGGCCCCTTGCCCAGGCGGGAGGGCCTGGTCCTCATTGAGCACACCTCGGTGAACCCCAACAAGGAGCTCCACGTGGGCCACCTCAGGAACATCGTCCTGGGGGACAGCCTGGCCCGCATCCTGGCCTTTTCGGGGCGGGAGGTCCTGGTCCTCAACTACATTGACGACACTGGCCGCCAGGCGGCGGAAACCCTCTTCGCCCTCAAGCACTACGGCCTCACCTGGGACGGGGAGGAGAAGTACGACCACTTCGCCGGCAAGGCCTACGTGCGCCTCCACCAGGACCCGGACTACGAGGGGCTTGCCGAGGGGATTGAGGAGGTCCTCCACGCCCTGGAACGGGGGGAACTCAGGGAGGAGGTGAACCGGATCCTCCTGGCCCAGCTCGCCACCATGCGCGCCCTCGCCGCCCACTATGACCTTTTGGTCTGGGAGTCGGACATCGTGCGGGCAGGCCTTCTGGGGAAGGCCCTGGCCCTCCTGGGGCGGAGCCCCCACGTCTTCCGGCCCACGGAGGGGAAGTACGCCGGAGCCCTGGTGATGGACGCTAGCCCCTTCATCCCGGGCCTCGAGGACCCCCACTTCGTCCTGGTGCGCTCCGGCGGGGCCGCCACCTACTACGCCAAGGACATCGCCTTCCAGTTCTGGAAGATGGGCCTCCTGGAGGGCCTGCGCTTCCGGCCCTACGAGAACCCCCACTACCCGGGCCTCCGGACCAGCGCCCCCGAGGGGGAGGCCTACACCCCGAGGGCCAAGGAGACCATCAACGTCATTGACGTGCGCCAAAGCCACCCCCAGGCCCTGGTGCGGGCCGCCCTGGCCCTGGCGGGGCACCCGGAGCTGGCCGAGAGGGCCTTTCACCTGGCCTACGAGACCGTGCTCTTGGAAGGCAAGCAGATGTCCGGGCGGAAGGGGCTTGCCGTGAGCGTGGACGAGGTCCTGGAGGAGGCCAGGAGGCGGGCCCTAAGGGTTATAGAGGAGAAGAACCCCGAGCACCCCGACAAGGAGGAGGCCGCCCGGATGGTGGCCCTGGGGGCCATCCGCTTCGCCATGAGCAAGGCCGAGCCCAAAAGGCAGATAGACTTCCGCTACGGGGAGGCCCTCTCCTTTGAGGGGGACACGGGGCCCTACGTCCAGTACGCTCACGCCCGGGCCCACGCCATCCTGCGCAAAGCGGGGGAGTGGGGCCCCCCGGACCTGGCCCAGGCCACCCCCTACGAGAGGGGCCTGGCCCTGGCCCTTCTGGACTTTGAGGAGGCGGTCTTGGAATCGGCCGAGGAGAAGAGCCCCCACATCCTGGCCCAGTACCTCCTGGACCTCGCCGCCTCTTGGAACGCCTACTACAACGCCAAGGAGGAGGGCCGCCCGGCCACCCCCGTGCTCACCGGCCCGGAGGGCCTTAGGGAGCTCCGCCTGGAGCTGGTCAAGAGCCTCCAGGAGACCCTGAAGACCGGCCTCGGCCTCTTGGGCATCCCCGCCCCTGAGGTAATGTGAGGGTATGGGCCGCCCACTCCTCCTTGGCCTCCTTCTCGCCTTGGCCCTGGTCCTGGGCCAGCGCCTCACCGCCCCCGAGGAGATCGCCCGGAGCCAGGTCATCCAAAGGGCCCTCCCCGCCGTGGTGCGCATCCAGGGCACCGCCCCCACCAGCGAAGGAGGGGCGGTGGGTACGGGCTTCTTCGTGAGCCCCTTTCGGGTGGTGACCAACTACCACGTGGTCCAGGACCTCACCGACCTCACCGTGCGCCTTCACGACGGACGCACCTTCCCCGCGGAGCGCTTCGCCGTGGACCCGGGGATTGACCTGGCCCTCCTCACGGTGAGAGGGGTGCAGGCCCCTGGGGTCCTCGGTTTCAGCAGGGTGCCGGCCGCCAGCCTTCCCTTGGGGATGGGGGTCATCCTGGTGGGGTTCCCCTTCGGCCAGGGTCCCCTGGCCTCCTCCGGCATCCTGGCTGGGGTGGGCCCCCTCGAGGTCCCCACCCCCGACCCCAGCATCGGGGCCGAGGTGGGGGAGTACCTCTTCACCGACGCCCCCCTGACCGTGGGCAACTCGGGAAGCCCCCTCATGAGCCTCCAGGGGGAGGTGATTGGGGTAGTGGCGGACATGATCGGGGGGCCTTCGGGGTTGGGGGGGATCGGGGCCGCCATCCCTGCGGAGCTTTCGGCCCAGAGCGTGCAGGACCTGGAGCGCTTCGGCATCCCGCAACGGGGCTGGCTAGGGGCGAGCCTGGTCTCCTTGGAGGAGCTCCCCCCCGTTCTCCTCAGGGCCGTGGGCCTCACCACCACGCAAGGGGCCATGGTGGACCGGGTGGAACCGGGTAGCCCCGCCGCCCGGGCGGGCCTGAGGGGGGCGCAGCGGGACCCCCAGGGCCGCCTGGTGGCCCTGGGGGACGTGATCCTGGCCATCAACGGCAAGCCGGTGAAGGACAAGGCCGAGGTGGTGCGCCAGATCGCCCGCTTCCGCCCCGGGGACCGGGTGCGCCTCACGCTCTGGCGGGAGGGGCGGAGGCTGGAGGCCACCCTGGTCATGATGGCCCGCCCGAGGAGGTGAGGGGTGTACCTGGCCGTGGAAGGCCCCATCGGGGCGGGCAAGACCACCCTGGCCCGGCTCCTTTCGGAGGCCCTGGGGGCTGAGCCCCTTCTGGAGGTGGTGGAGGAAAACCCCTTCCTCCCCCTCTTCTACCAGGACCGGCGGCGCTACGCCTTCAAGGCCCAGGTCTTCTTCCTCCTCTCCCGCTTCCGCCAGCTCGCCCCCTTGAGGGAGAGGCCCCTCTTCGGCGGGGTGGTGGCCGACTACCTCCTGGACAAGGACCCCATCTTCGCCAGCCTCAACCTCGAGGGCCCGGAGTGGGACCTCTACCTGGAGCTCTACCGGGAGCTGGCCCCCAAGGTGCCCCCGCCCGACCTCACGGTCTACCTAAAGGCCCCGGTCCCCGTCCTCCTGGAGCGCATCCAAAGGAGGGGGCGGCCCTTTGAGAGGGGGATGGACCCCGCCTACCTGGAGGCCCTCTCCGAGGCCTACGAGCGCCACTTCGCCCGCTACCCCCATCCCCTCCTCGTCCTGGAGGCGGAGGGGCTGGACTTCAGCCCAGGAGGCCCCCACCGGGAGGAGGTGGTGGCCCTGGTAAGGGCCCACCTGGCCAAGGAGGGAAGGCCCTGATGTACGTCGCTATCGCCGGCAACATCGGCAGCGGCAAGAGCACCCTCACCGCCCTCCTCGCCGAGGCCTTTGGCCTAAAGCCCGTCTACGAGGCGGTGAGCGAAAACCCCTATCTGGAGGACTTCTACCGGGACATGGGGGCCTACGCCTTCCACTCCCAGGTCTTCTTCCTGGCCCGGCGGGTGCGCCAGCACCTCCTGGAGGTGAACGGGAACCCCCGCGTGGTCCAGGACCGGACCGTCTACGAGGACGCCTTCGTCTTCGCCCGGAACCTCTACCGGGAGGGCTACCTCTCCGAGCGGGACTGGCGGACCTACATGGACCTCTTCCAGAGCGTCTCCCCGGCCCTCAGGAAGCCTGACCTCCTCATCTACCTCAGGGCAAGCCTCCCCACCTTGAGGGCCAGGATCCTAAAGCGGGGCCGCCCCTTTGAAAAGGGCATCCCCGACCGCTACCTCCTCTCCCTGAACGCCCTCTACGAGGAGCTGATGGCCTCCTGGGAACTATGCCCGGTGGCGGTGGTGGAGGCGGACCGGGTAGACTTCGTGGAGAGGGAGGAGGATCGTAAAGCCCTCCTGGAGGCCCTAGGCCGGAGGATCTGCCCGTGACGCTAAAGGAACTCTTCGCCCCCTTCGGGAAGGAAGCCCCGCCCCTTCCCGTGCGGGGCCTCACCCAGGACTCGAGGCGGGTGGAGCCGGGCTTCGTCTTCGTGGCCATCCCCGGTGTCCCCCTCCCCCACCGCAAGCCCCTGGACGGGCACGCGTTCATCCTCGAGGCCCTGGGGCGGGGGGCCATCGCCGCGGTGGGGGAGCGGGACCTCACCCTCCCCGTCCCCTATCTGAGGGTGGCGGACAGCCGAGAGGCCCTGGCCCTCCTCTCCCGGCGCTTCTATGGGGAGCCGGACCGCTCCCTCACCCTCTTCGGGGTCACGGGCTCCAAGGGGAAGAGCACCACGGCCTTCCTCCTCCACCACCTCCTGGAGGAGGCCGCCCTCCTTTCCACCGTGGGCCTGCGGCTGGGGAAGGAGGCGAG
The genomic region above belongs to Thermus sediminis and contains:
- a CDS encoding arginine--tRNA ligase, producing the protein MVRRALEEAIHHALMEMGLDLRLKVAKAPKDKPGDYGIPLFAPAKELRKPPQAIALELKARLRLPPFVEEAIPVGGYLNFRLRTEDLLKEALRPKGPLPRREGLVLIEHTSVNPNKELHVGHLRNIVLGDSLARILAFSGREVLVLNYIDDTGRQAAETLFALKHYGLTWDGEEKYDHFAGKAYVRLHQDPDYEGLAEGIEEVLHALERGELREEVNRILLAQLATMRALAAHYDLLVWESDIVRAGLLGKALALLGRSPHVFRPTEGKYAGALVMDASPFIPGLEDPHFVLVRSGGAATYYAKDIAFQFWKMGLLEGLRFRPYENPHYPGLRTSAPEGEAYTPRAKETINVIDVRQSHPQALVRAALALAGHPELAERAFHLAYETVLLEGKQMSGRKGLAVSVDEVLEEARRRALRVIEEKNPEHPDKEEAARMVALGAIRFAMSKAEPKRQIDFRYGEALSFEGDTGPYVQYAHARAHAILRKAGEWGPPDLAQATPYERGLALALLDFEEAVLESAEEKSPHILAQYLLDLAASWNAYYNAKEEGRPATPVLTGPEGLRELRLELVKSLQETLKTGLGLLGIPAPEVM
- a CDS encoding S1C family serine protease, which translates into the protein MGRPLLLGLLLALALVLGQRLTAPEEIARSQVIQRALPAVVRIQGTAPTSEGGAVGTGFFVSPFRVVTNYHVVQDLTDLTVRLHDGRTFPAERFAVDPGIDLALLTVRGVQAPGVLGFSRVPAASLPLGMGVILVGFPFGQGPLASSGILAGVGPLEVPTPDPSIGAEVGEYLFTDAPLTVGNSGSPLMSLQGEVIGVVADMIGGPSGLGGIGAAIPAELSAQSVQDLERFGIPQRGWLGASLVSLEELPPVLLRAVGLTTTQGAMVDRVEPGSPAARAGLRGAQRDPQGRLVALGDVILAINGKPVKDKAEVVRQIARFRPGDRVRLTLWREGRRLEATLVMMARPRR
- a CDS encoding deoxynucleoside kinase; the protein is MYLAVEGPIGAGKTTLARLLSEALGAEPLLEVVEENPFLPLFYQDRRRYAFKAQVFFLLSRFRQLAPLRERPLFGGVVADYLLDKDPIFASLNLEGPEWDLYLELYRELAPKVPPPDLTVYLKAPVPVLLERIQRRGRPFERGMDPAYLEALSEAYERHFARYPHPLLVLEAEGLDFSPGGPHREEVVALVRAHLAKEGRP
- a CDS encoding deoxynucleoside kinase — translated: MYVAIAGNIGSGKSTLTALLAEAFGLKPVYEAVSENPYLEDFYRDMGAYAFHSQVFFLARRVRQHLLEVNGNPRVVQDRTVYEDAFVFARNLYREGYLSERDWRTYMDLFQSVSPALRKPDLLIYLRASLPTLRARILKRGRPFEKGIPDRYLLSLNALYEELMASWELCPVAVVEADRVDFVEREEDRKALLEALGRRICP